One window of Candidatus Margulisiibacteriota bacterium genomic DNA carries:
- a CDS encoding efflux RND transporter periplasmic adaptor subunit, protein MNGNKKKLILAVVLIAAAAMSYYGWNLYADLRLRGKIEASGTIEAIEVQVGSKVAGRVLARYVDEGSLVKAGDPIALIDVPEIKAQYDAAKARADLAESSYQRIAKLFAEAMASKQQYDDASSARIQAKAMLDSSQVMLDNARIMATVPGTVLTKAVEPGELISQGGTIITMADLTVLELEVYVPEAQVGRIDLGDRALIHVDSFPGQKFEGVVIRISNKAEFTPKNIQTKEERVNQVYSVKIKIPNPELKLKPGMPADAEIVIKR, encoded by the coding sequence ATGAATGGAAATAAGAAAAAGCTTATCCTGGCCGTTGTCCTTATAGCGGCGGCAGCCATGTCCTATTACGGATGGAACTTGTATGCTGACCTGCGCTTAAGGGGAAAGATAGAAGCTTCCGGAACCATAGAAGCGATAGAAGTTCAGGTTGGTTCAAAAGTAGCCGGCAGGGTCCTTGCCAGATATGTGGATGAAGGCTCCTTAGTAAAAGCCGGGGACCCTATAGCTCTCATAGATGTTCCGGAGATCAAAGCCCAATATGATGCGGCAAAAGCCAGAGCGGACCTTGCTGAATCCAGCTACCAAAGGATCGCCAAGCTTTTTGCCGAAGCGATGGCCAGCAAACAGCAGTATGATGACGCAAGTTCGGCCCGCATACAGGCAAAGGCGATGCTCGATTCGTCCCAAGTGATGCTGGACAACGCCAGGATCATGGCGACGGTACCCGGAACAGTTCTCACCAAGGCGGTTGAACCCGGGGAACTGATAAGCCAGGGCGGTACCATAATAACCATGGCCGACCTTACCGTCCTTGAGCTTGAGGTGTATGTTCCGGAAGCTCAGGTGGGAAGGATAGATCTGGGAGACAGGGCTCTGATACATGTGGATTCGTTTCCCGGACAAAAGTTCGAAGGTGTTGTGATCCGCATTTCGAACAAAGCTGAGTTTACGCCAAAGAACATCCAGACAAAGGAAGAAAGGGTTAATCAGGTCTATTCCGTGAAGATAAAGATACCAAATCCCGAACTCAAGCTTAAGCCCGGTATGCCCGCCGATGCCGAGATCGTCATCAAGAGATAA